In Nicotiana tabacum cultivar K326 chromosome 17, ASM71507v2, whole genome shotgun sequence, one DNA window encodes the following:
- the LOC107768084 gene encoding uncharacterized protein LOC107768084 has product MNNRIRPPMQPKKVPLHPQYEKKMEIQQTKFLSAEKSRVNRRQAARDRKLVLLQDVDKLKKKLRHEENVHRALERAFYRPLGTLPRLPPYLPKYTLELLAEVAVLEEEVVRLEVQVVNYRQGLYQEAVSTCSRRNADDNHLPDSCSQLRGKGPKQRHSRSLSLSEVNLGSCVSRLSPSLHRSASSRKLHLKESVFDSSRFSSDNTSNSRQAVIKYCNDSLEDSLGKENHLSDTSTKHKPSPQKQVNTIKTLSKRPPVKPESISKISDVQCRVVEEPQESCLASSDERTLEAETTENKISEDILKCLSSILLRSSTSKGKIANPESFSSLGAKFFSESNGERELQDPYCICSELRKQDIGGYRYILNIDANSVNLNRKTNASFLIHRLKILLGKLSSVKLEGLSHQQKLAFWINTYNSCVMNAFLEHGIPETAEQVVSLMQKATINVGGHLLNAIMIEHFILRLPYHLKYTCSKSTKDNELKVRSVFGLEWSEPLVTFALSCGSWSSPAVRVYTASQVETQLEAAKRDYLQAAVGISATNKLIIPKLLDWYLLDFAKDLDALLDWVCLQLPDELRNETIKCLERRGREPLSQLVQVMPYNFSFRYLIHQ; this is encoded by the exons ATGAATAACAGAATCCGACCACCTATGCAACCCAAAAAAGTTCCTTTGCATCCTCAATAT GAGAAAAAGATGGAAATACAGCAAACCAAATTCTTGTCTGCAGAGAAGTCCAGAGTCAATCGGCGTCAAGCAGCAAGAGACAGAAAATTAGTCTTACTTCAAGAT GTTGATAAGCTAAAGAAGAAGCTGAGGCATGAAGAAAATGTTCACAGAGCTTTGGAGAGGGCTTTTTACAGACCTTTAGGAACTCTACCCCGCCTTCCTCCTTATCTTCCCAAATAT ACTCTAGAGCTTCTTGCTGAGGTAGCTGTTTTGGAAGAAGAGGTGGTCCGGCTTGAGGTACAGGTTGTTAATTATAGACAAGGTCTCTATCAAGAAGCAGTTTCCACATGCTCAAGGAGAAATGCTGACGACAACCATTTGCCTGATTCGTGCTCTCAATTGCGGGGTAAAGGTCCTAAACAAAGGCATTCAAGATCATTATCCTTGAGCGAAGTCAACCTTGGGTCATGCGTGTCCCGGCTTTCTCCTTCTCTACATAGGAGTGCTTCTAGTAGAAAGTTGCATTTAAAAGAATCAGTCTTTGATAGCTCGAGGTTTTCCTCTGATAACACATCAAATAGCAGACAAGCTGTTATTAAGTATTGCAATGACTCATTGGAAGATAGCCTAGGAAAAGAGAATCACTTGTCTGATACTTCTACTAAACATAAGCCATCTCCACAAAAGCAAGTCAACACGATAAAGACCTTGTCAAAAAGGCCTCCAGTCAAACCAGAATCAATAAGTAAAATATCAGATGTTCAGTGCAGAGTTGTAGAAGAGCCACAAGAGAGCTGTTTAGCTTCTTCAGATGAGAGGACATTGGAAGCTGAAACCACAGAAAACAAAATCTCTGAAGACATATTAAAGTGCTTGTCTAGCATCTTATTAAGGTCGAGTACATCTAAAGGGAAGATAGCAAATCCAGAATCTTTTTCCTCTTTAGGTGCAAAATTTTTCAGTGAAAGCAATGGGGAAAGAGAGTTACAAGATCCGTACTGCATCTGTTCAGAACTCAGGAAGCAAGATATTGGCGGATACAGATATATACTTAACATAGATGCTAACTCTGTTAATCTGAACCGGAAAACGAATGCTTCGTTTCTGATTCACAGGCTTAA GATACTCCTCGGCAAGTTATCATCAGTGAAATTAGAGGGTTTGAGCCATCAGCAGAAACTAGCTTTCTGGATAAACACATACAATTCCTGTGTGATGAAT GCATTTCTAGAGCATGGGATTCCAGAGACTGCTGAACAAGTTGTCTCACTAATGCAAAAG GCAACAATTAATGTGGGAGGGCATTTGCTAAATGCAATCATGATTGAGCACTTCATCTTGAGGCTACCATACCACTTAAAATAT ACCTGTTCAAAGTCAACGAAAGACAACGAGCTGAAGGTTCGCAGTGTTTTTGGCTTGGAGTGGTCTGAACCTCTCGTCACATTTGCACTCTCCTGTGGAAGTTGGTCCTCACCTGCA GTAAGGGTGTACACTGCATCTCAAGTTGAGACTCAGTTGGAAGCAGCAAAAAGAGACTATTTACAAGCAGCAGTTGGTATTTCAGCAACAAATAAGCTCATAATCCCAAAGTTGTTGGACTGGTATCTTCTTGATTTTGCCAAAGACTTGGATGCATTGCTAGATTGGGTGTGCCTCCAGCTGCCAGATGAACTTAGAAATGAAACTATTAAATGCCTCGAAAGACGAGGAAGAGAGCCTCTTTCACAATTAGTACAAGTAATGCCTTACAATTTCAGCTTCAGGTACCTTATACACCAATAA